From Serinicoccus profundi, the proteins below share one genomic window:
- a CDS encoding N-acetyltransferase yields MTTRIVDSADVAESASIGEGSSVWHLAQVREDAVLGAGCVIGRGAYVGTGVRMGDHCKVQNYALVYEPARLGHGVFVGPAAVLTNDTFPRAVNPDGSLKAADDWDAVGVTVGDGASIGARAVCIAPVRVGAWATVAAGAVVAKDVPDHALVVGVPARQVGWVGHAGRPLEPTGTPGEWRCPQTQEIYRESDGGLRRTDPAGGQS; encoded by the coding sequence GTGACGACACGCATCGTCGACAGTGCCGACGTCGCCGAGAGCGCCAGCATCGGCGAGGGCAGCTCCGTGTGGCACCTGGCCCAGGTGCGCGAGGACGCCGTGCTCGGCGCTGGCTGCGTCATCGGGCGCGGAGCCTATGTCGGCACCGGTGTCCGCATGGGCGACCACTGCAAGGTCCAGAACTACGCCCTCGTCTACGAGCCGGCCCGGCTCGGCCACGGCGTCTTCGTCGGCCCCGCCGCCGTCCTCACCAACGACACCTTCCCCCGGGCGGTCAACCCGGACGGCTCGCTCAAGGCCGCCGACGACTGGGACGCCGTGGGCGTCACCGTCGGCGACGGAGCGTCCATCGGTGCGCGCGCGGTCTGCATCGCGCCGGTGCGCGTCGGCGCCTGGGCCACCGTGGCGGCCGGGGCCGTCGTCGCCAAGGACGTGCCCGACCACGCCCTCGTGGTGGGGGTGCCCGCCCGGCAGGTGGGCTGGGTCGGGCACGCCGGCCGGCCCCTGGAGCCGACCGGCACACCGGGGGAGTGGCGCTGCCCCCAGACCCAGGAGATCTACCGCGAGAGCGACGGCGGACTGCGTCGCACCGACCCCGCCGGAGGACAGTCATGA
- a CDS encoding DegT/DnrJ/EryC1/StrS family aminotransferase, which produces MTEQPMIPAAKPLIGEDERAAVDRVLRSGMVAQGPEVAAFEGEFAGQLVAGRTCVAVNSGTSGLHLGLLACGIGAGDEVIVPSFTFAATANAVALTGATPVFADISPDTFNLDPESVRGALSDRTAAVMPVHLYGHPADVEGLRAVTAEAGVQLFEDAAQAHGATYRGSPVGSFGSFAMFSLYPTKNMTSGEGGMVSCADEEIARGIRLLRNQGMEKQYANEVIGLNNRMTDIHAAIGRVQLTKVGAWTQARQANAAWLDEHLSGVAGVVVPTVREGCTHVYHQYTVRIAGASSEQRDEVVTALREEHRVGCGVYYPTPNHELVSLSRFAPAWELPETARAAAEVISLPVHPSLTHGDLERIATAVESVVGAGA; this is translated from the coding sequence ATGACCGAGCAGCCGATGATCCCCGCGGCCAAGCCGCTGATCGGGGAGGACGAGCGGGCGGCCGTGGACCGGGTGCTGCGCTCGGGGATGGTGGCGCAGGGCCCGGAGGTGGCGGCCTTCGAGGGGGAGTTCGCGGGGCAGCTAGTGGCTGGGCGCACGTGCGTGGCGGTCAACTCGGGGACCTCGGGTCTGCACCTGGGGCTGCTCGCGTGCGGGATCGGTGCGGGCGATGAGGTGATCGTGCCGAGCTTCACCTTCGCCGCGACGGCCAACGCGGTCGCCCTGACGGGGGCGACGCCGGTGTTCGCCGACATCAGCCCGGACACCTTCAACCTCGACCCGGAGTCGGTGCGGGGGGCGTTGAGCGACCGGACGGCGGCGGTGATGCCGGTCCATCTCTACGGTCACCCTGCGGATGTCGAGGGGTTGCGGGCGGTGACCGCGGAGGCGGGGGTGCAGCTGTTCGAGGACGCCGCGCAGGCTCACGGGGCGACCTACCGCGGGTCGCCCGTGGGCAGCTTCGGGTCGTTCGCGATGTTCAGCCTGTACCCGACGAAGAACATGACCTCCGGCGAGGGCGGCATGGTGTCCTGCGCCGACGAGGAGATCGCGCGGGGCATACGGCTGCTGCGCAACCAGGGGATGGAGAAGCAGTACGCCAACGAGGTCATCGGGCTGAACAACCGGATGACGGACATCCACGCCGCGATCGGGCGCGTGCAGCTGACCAAGGTCGGGGCGTGGACGCAGGCGCGGCAGGCCAACGCGGCGTGGCTGGACGAGCACCTGTCGGGGGTGGCCGGGGTGGTGGTCCCGACGGTGCGGGAGGGCTGCACGCACGTCTACCACCAGTACACCGTCCGGATCGCCGGGGCCAGCAGCGAGCAGCGGGACGAGGTGGTGACGGCGCTGCGCGAGGAGCACCGGGTCGGGTGCGGGGTCTACTACCCCACCCCCAACCACGAGCTGGTCTCGCTGTCGCGCTTCGCCCCGGCCTGGGAGCTGCCGGAGACGGCGCGGGCCGCGGCCGAGGTCATCAGCCTGCCGGTGCACCCGTCGTTGACGCACGGTGACCTGGAGCGGATCGCCACCGCGGTGGAGTCGGTCGTGGGGGCAGGGGCGTGA